One Luteibacter aegosomaticola genomic window carries:
- a CDS encoding membrane-targeted effector domain-containing toxin: protein MQQVGRLPDAGRAGITADGDSASHPNDIRVEDDWQAGHQGRVKRSPGVDGGFDDLSDTVFFVTMGAAMGASGRPSQQDLLTGGSGLPGLAGIDIPPKPTNHSDASTSTSPGSRFGGGFVNRAKSELGTEENKGVYEKDGKQWVVLADRPGAWQVGHGDDGRLRLVSKRSGQPAGPAIKLRRGGDAFVTDLDERYDPVKPRDRQAKYYGPSETNSALLRQKKLAELGLPHTPVSADMDAALQREIRRDGEAHLDDSYRRLQRRAGEAEKPPQAKLWDEMSDQQLAQGLLDGVPGLVVGERHSSSINRDFLVDQMETFKKSGVTDLYLELRREEYGPALDALDRHGTESPELLALGSKTGSGASYLDVIRAAHKQGIRVHAVDSAIASDPGGNGASASVENRMYAFNNLAVETIKDDRSSWIPRGKFLVLAGERHVGTTTVGGLSIPGIANALGARSFRMEPPASVAGPRIDPYSPMDQRRFDGTELRTTFDVIAHQRS from the coding sequence ATGCAGCAGGTGGGACGCTTGCCCGACGCCGGTCGGGCGGGCATCACTGCGGATGGCGACAGCGCGAGCCATCCGAACGACATCCGTGTGGAAGACGACTGGCAAGCCGGCCATCAGGGGCGGGTAAAACGATCGCCAGGCGTCGACGGTGGCTTCGACGATCTTTCTGACACCGTTTTCTTCGTCACAATGGGCGCAGCTATGGGCGCCTCGGGCCGCCCAAGCCAGCAGGATCTCCTGACGGGTGGCAGCGGTCTGCCGGGCCTGGCGGGCATCGATATCCCGCCCAAGCCGACGAACCATAGCGACGCCAGCACCTCGACCTCGCCAGGCTCGCGCTTCGGCGGCGGGTTTGTGAACCGCGCGAAGTCGGAGCTCGGCACCGAAGAAAATAAGGGGGTTTACGAAAAGGACGGCAAGCAATGGGTCGTGCTCGCCGATCGGCCCGGAGCGTGGCAAGTGGGCCACGGTGACGATGGTCGCCTTCGTCTTGTCAGCAAGCGTTCGGGACAACCTGCCGGCCCTGCCATCAAGCTGCGCCGTGGTGGCGATGCGTTCGTGACCGATCTCGATGAGCGATACGACCCTGTCAAACCCAGGGACAGGCAGGCGAAATACTACGGCCCCAGTGAAACGAACAGCGCCCTCCTCCGCCAGAAGAAGCTCGCCGAACTCGGCCTGCCACACACACCGGTTTCCGCAGACATGGATGCAGCATTGCAACGTGAGATAAGGCGCGACGGCGAAGCGCATCTGGATGACTCGTATCGAAGATTGCAACGGCGCGCAGGTGAGGCGGAAAAGCCCCCTCAGGCGAAACTCTGGGACGAGATGTCCGATCAGCAACTTGCACAAGGACTACTCGACGGCGTCCCAGGGCTGGTCGTGGGCGAGCGCCATTCGTCGTCAATCAATCGCGACTTCCTCGTCGATCAGATGGAAACGTTCAAGAAGTCAGGGGTCACCGATCTCTACCTCGAACTGCGCAGGGAGGAATATGGTCCCGCCCTGGACGCGCTGGATCGCCATGGCACGGAAAGCCCCGAACTTCTGGCGCTCGGTTCGAAGACAGGAAGTGGTGCATCGTATCTCGACGTGATCAGGGCAGCCCACAAACAAGGTATTCGAGTCCATGCCGTTGACTCGGCTATCGCCAGCGACCCGGGCGGCAATGGCGCAAGCGCGTCTGTTGAAAACCGCATGTATGCGTTCAACAACCTCGCCGTAGAGACGATCAAAGATGACCGGTCCAGCTGGATTCCGCGCGGAAAGTTCCTCGTTCTGGCTGGCGAAAGACACGTAGGGACGACAACGGTGGGCGGCCTATCCATTCCCGGCATCGCAAACGCGCTCGGTGCACGTAGTTTCAGGATGGAACCGCCTGCCAGCGTCGCCGGGCCCCGGATCGACCCCTATTCGCCCATGGATCAGCGACGATTTGACGGAACCGAGCTCAGGACAACCTTCGATGTGATCGCGCATCAGCGTAGTTAA
- a CDS encoding phytanoyl-CoA dioxygenase family protein has product MNAVRQPAVVPPVFTEATLDTDAIVRELLEGTGAVTLRGLFTKEEIAEAREIVMRESNGDDRGAKVTHFQGDAEKAGRINLQRRVWNLLAKGDIFSRMAAHPAVMKVMRAFLGTEFIMGSIAANRILPGGPGQEPHIDYPYWDYHSPETHPTRINSSFPLNGQVTIMLDPFTEETGATAYVPGTQRELRYPDEDDRFFDRCERMLGEAGDTVVFFGAVWHCAMPNRSTIDRSAIITQYLPKFIKPMEDLPAALPEAFVKSASPDIKQLLGLNYPYPEVLDAARGGNAEGRKRY; this is encoded by the coding sequence ATGAACGCCGTCCGCCAGCCCGCCGTCGTCCCACCCGTCTTCACCGAAGCCACCCTTGATACCGACGCCATCGTCCGCGAGTTGCTCGAGGGTACGGGCGCCGTAACGCTCCGAGGGCTGTTTACGAAGGAAGAAATCGCAGAGGCGCGCGAGATCGTCATGCGCGAATCCAACGGCGACGATCGTGGCGCCAAGGTCACCCACTTCCAGGGCGATGCGGAGAAAGCAGGGCGGATCAACCTGCAGCGCCGCGTTTGGAACCTGTTGGCGAAAGGCGACATCTTCTCGCGGATGGCGGCGCATCCCGCCGTCATGAAAGTGATGCGTGCGTTCCTCGGTACCGAATTCATCATGGGGTCGATCGCCGCGAACCGGATCCTTCCCGGTGGTCCGGGGCAGGAGCCGCACATCGATTACCCGTATTGGGATTACCACTCGCCCGAAACGCATCCGACGCGCATTAATTCGTCGTTCCCGTTGAATGGCCAGGTCACGATTATGCTGGACCCCTTCACCGAGGAGACGGGCGCTACCGCCTACGTGCCCGGCACCCAGCGCGAACTGCGTTACCCCGATGAAGATGATCGCTTCTTCGACCGCTGCGAGCGCATGCTCGGTGAAGCGGGCGATACCGTGGTGTTCTTCGGCGCGGTCTGGCATTGCGCGATGCCCAATCGCAGCACCATCGACCGCTCGGCGATCATCACCCAGTACCTGCCGAAGTTCATCAAGCCGATGGAAGACCTTCCGGCTGCCTTGCCCGAGGCCTTCGTGAAGAGCGCAAGCCCCGACATCAAACAGCTACTCGGCCTGAATTATCCCTACCCGGAAGTGCTGGACGCTGCACGCGGCGGCAACGCCGAAGGTCGCAAACGCTACTAA
- a CDS encoding DUF1428 domain-containing protein, producing MSYVDGFVLPVPEDRLADYKKMARLGAKVWMDHGALAYTEAVADDVKPGKVTSFPQSVKLKPGETVVFAWIVYKSRRDRDRIMKKVMEDPRLAKYMDPKTMPFDGKRMFWGGFKPIVEM from the coding sequence ATGAGCTACGTCGATGGTTTCGTGCTGCCGGTTCCCGAAGATCGATTGGCCGACTACAAGAAGATGGCCAGGCTCGGCGCAAAGGTCTGGATGGACCATGGGGCGCTCGCCTACACCGAGGCGGTGGCTGACGACGTCAAACCCGGCAAAGTCACCTCCTTTCCCCAGTCCGTGAAGCTCAAGCCCGGCGAAACCGTGGTCTTCGCCTGGATCGTCTACAAAAGCCGCCGCGACCGCGACAGGATCATGAAGAAAGTCATGGAAGATCCGAGGCTTGCGAAGTACATGGACCCCAAGACCATGCCCTTCGACGGCAAGCGCATGTTCTGGGGCGGGTTCAAGCCCATCGTCGAGATGTGA
- a CDS encoding alpha/beta hydrolase gives MIRLLLALSVVLLLSGCQAALFGVVNARQPPGDAIAHPGIPFDASLALDVYAPKDAKNAPVVVFFYGGSWSSGKRQWYRWVGESLAAQGIVVVIPDYRTWPRAKLDGFMDDAAHAVQWAKAHASQYGGDPSRLYVMGHSAGAHISSLLATDKRWLARVDLKPRDLAGFIGLAGPYDFLPLTRPKFIHIFGDTPQAQALSQPVNFVDGDEPPALLLQGDADTTVRPSNAESLANHYKAMGESVTLKIYPGITHMSILFALGPSKDKAPVIEDITHFVKSARAR, from the coding sequence ATGATTCGCTTGCTGCTCGCCCTATCCGTTGTGCTCCTTCTTTCCGGCTGCCAGGCTGCGCTATTCGGCGTGGTGAATGCACGCCAACCTCCGGGTGATGCGATAGCGCACCCGGGCATTCCCTTCGATGCCTCGTTGGCACTGGACGTCTACGCGCCCAAGGATGCGAAGAACGCGCCTGTCGTCGTGTTCTTCTACGGCGGCAGCTGGAGCAGCGGCAAGCGGCAGTGGTACCGCTGGGTGGGCGAATCACTCGCCGCACAAGGCATCGTGGTAGTGATACCTGATTACCGCACCTGGCCGCGCGCGAAGCTCGATGGGTTCATGGACGATGCGGCCCATGCCGTCCAATGGGCCAAGGCGCATGCCAGCCAGTACGGCGGCGATCCATCGCGGCTGTACGTCATGGGTCACTCGGCCGGCGCGCACATTTCGTCCCTGCTCGCTACCGATAAACGCTGGCTTGCACGGGTCGACCTGAAACCTCGCGATCTCGCTGGGTTTATCGGCCTGGCTGGCCCCTACGACTTCCTGCCCCTCACGCGTCCCAAGTTCATCCATATCTTCGGTGACACGCCGCAGGCCCAGGCGCTGTCGCAGCCCGTCAATTTCGTTGACGGCGATGAGCCGCCGGCTCTATTGCTACAGGGCGACGCCGACACCACCGTACGTCCGAGCAACGCCGAATCCCTGGCCAACCACTACAAAGCGATGGGCGAGTCCGTCACCCTGAAGATCTATCCCGGCATCACCCATATGAGCATTCTCTTCGCGCTGGGCCCTTCCAAAGACAAGGCTCCCGTCATCGAAGACATCACCCACTTCGTGAAGAGCGCCCGTGCCAGATGA
- a CDS encoding LacI family DNA-binding transcriptional regulator, producing MHSRTTTARDVAELAGVSISAVSRTFTPGASVSGKTKEKVLAAAEALGYRPNQLARSLMTGRTALIGLVSNHFANPTFMEVFDLFTRELQARGLRPLLANLGEDEDGSQALDMMRQYSVDAVLIATSAPPAGFAASCRAAGMPVIHVFGRAGRGSPVPVATVDNVAGGRIVGAAMRERGLKKLVFLGGSPHDASSIDRANGFAEAAGKALKRTVFAGNYTHDHGRDAMLALLDDDALIDGVFCGDDVLALGAIDACRERDVDVPGQVSIVGFDDMPLAAWSSYSLTTVRQPIRAMVLHAIERIAAWVEDANAVPRSKLFPCELIERSSLR from the coding sequence ATGCACAGCCGCACCACCACCGCTCGTGATGTCGCCGAACTCGCCGGGGTATCGATCTCGGCGGTGTCGCGCACGTTCACGCCCGGGGCCAGCGTTTCGGGGAAGACGAAGGAAAAGGTCCTGGCCGCTGCCGAAGCGCTCGGCTACCGGCCCAACCAGCTGGCCCGCAGCCTGATGACCGGGCGTACGGCCTTGATCGGCCTGGTGTCCAACCACTTCGCGAACCCCACCTTCATGGAGGTGTTCGATCTGTTCACCCGGGAATTGCAGGCACGTGGGCTGCGGCCCCTGCTGGCGAACCTCGGTGAGGACGAGGACGGTAGCCAGGCGCTCGATATGATGCGCCAGTACAGCGTGGATGCCGTGCTGATCGCCACGTCGGCACCGCCCGCGGGTTTCGCCGCATCGTGCCGGGCGGCGGGCATGCCGGTCATCCACGTCTTCGGGCGGGCAGGGCGGGGTTCTCCGGTACCTGTGGCGACGGTGGATAACGTCGCTGGTGGGCGGATTGTCGGCGCAGCCATGCGCGAGCGCGGCTTGAAGAAGCTCGTGTTCCTCGGCGGCTCGCCGCACGATGCCTCGTCGATCGATCGTGCCAACGGCTTTGCGGAGGCGGCCGGCAAGGCACTCAAGCGCACCGTGTTCGCCGGCAACTACACCCACGACCACGGCCGCGACGCCATGCTCGCGCTGCTCGATGACGATGCCTTGATCGACGGCGTGTTCTGTGGCGATGACGTGCTGGCGCTCGGCGCCATCGATGCGTGCCGGGAGCGCGACGTCGATGTGCCAGGACAGGTGAGTATCGTCGGTTTCGACGACATGCCCCTCGCTGCGTGGTCCTCGTACTCACTAACCACGGTGCGCCAGCCCATTCGCGCGATGGTGCTCCACGCGATTGAACGCATCGCGGCCTGGGTGGAAGATGCGAACGCCGTCCCGCGCAGCAAGCTCTTCCCCTGCGAGCTCATCGAACGCTCAAGCCTTCGATAA
- a CDS encoding Gfo/Idh/MocA family protein, which translates to MKEIRVGLIGAGYMGKAHTIALQSVGAVFETGLRPVCEMIATSTDAGAAEHAARWGWKRSTGDWRTLVADPSVDAVIIATPPRTHLEMVLACIAAKKPELCEKPLGCDAAESLRMVEAIEQAGLANMVGFNYIRTPASQLAKQIIASGEIGDVIQVTAEHVEDYLHDPALPASWRTRISTGTAAGALADVAPHILNACLHLVGPISGLIADTQIIHATRPGPHGPEAIENDDQGQMLLRFANGASGSLSFSRVAAGRKMGYTYRITGTKGALYFDQEDQNALWLYDASREPARRGFQKLLMGPPHPDYLAFNMGFGHGTGYNDQIVIEIRDFLRAVETGEAVWPTFRDGYEVDRLVEAALVSAHERRWVSL; encoded by the coding sequence ATGAAAGAGATTCGGGTTGGGTTGATCGGTGCGGGGTATATGGGGAAGGCGCATACCATCGCTTTGCAGTCCGTCGGTGCCGTGTTTGAAACCGGGCTGCGGCCGGTGTGCGAGATGATCGCGACTTCGACTGACGCGGGTGCTGCGGAGCATGCCGCGCGATGGGGGTGGAAACGTTCGACGGGCGACTGGCGCACGCTGGTCGCCGACCCGTCTGTGGATGCGGTGATCATCGCTACGCCACCCCGTACGCATCTTGAAATGGTGCTCGCCTGCATCGCGGCAAAGAAGCCGGAGCTATGCGAAAAGCCGTTGGGCTGCGATGCCGCCGAATCGTTGCGCATGGTCGAAGCGATCGAGCAGGCCGGCCTCGCCAACATGGTGGGGTTCAATTACATCCGTACGCCAGCGAGCCAGCTGGCGAAGCAGATCATCGCCTCCGGCGAAATCGGTGATGTGATTCAGGTGACGGCCGAGCACGTCGAAGATTATTTACACGATCCCGCCCTGCCCGCTTCGTGGCGCACACGCATCAGTACCGGCACGGCCGCAGGTGCGCTGGCCGATGTGGCCCCGCACATCCTCAATGCCTGCCTTCACCTTGTAGGCCCGATCAGCGGCCTGATCGCCGATACGCAGATCATCCATGCCACGCGGCCAGGCCCGCACGGCCCAGAGGCCATCGAGAACGACGACCAGGGCCAGATGCTGCTGCGCTTCGCCAATGGCGCGAGCGGCAGCCTGAGTTTCAGCCGCGTCGCGGCCGGGCGAAAGATGGGCTACACCTATCGCATCACCGGTACGAAGGGCGCGCTGTACTTCGACCAGGAAGACCAGAATGCGCTGTGGCTTTACGATGCTTCGCGCGAGCCGGCCCGCCGTGGCTTCCAGAAGCTGCTGATGGGGCCGCCCCACCCCGACTATCTCGCGTTCAACATGGGCTTTGGCCATGGCACCGGGTACAACGACCAGATCGTGATCGAGATACGGGATTTCCTGCGCGCAGTGGAAACCGGTGAAGCGGTATGGCCGACATTCCGCGACGGCTATGAAGTGGATCGGCTGGTGGAAGCGGCACTGGTATCCGCACACGAACGCCGCTGGGTAAGTCTGTGA
- the prmC gene encoding peptide chain release factor N(5)-glutamine methyltransferase — MTDIRTILRSASHALGDRLEAELLLAHTLGVNRAWFFAHADDGMPAGEEARFNAFVDRRVKGEPVAYITGRRDFWSLPLEVTPATLIPRPETELLVELALARLPEGGRLLDLGTGSGAIALAIAKERPDATVHAVDASEAALAVAQRNARNLGLRVGFQHSDWFSAVDGERYDIVVSNPPYIEEADDHLVKGDLRFEPRSALSSGADGLDDIRRIIAGAPAHLTHDGWLLFEHGYNQGAVARALFDASLWKDCFTARDLEDRDRVTGAQSARR, encoded by the coding sequence ATGACCGATATCCGCACGATCCTGCGCTCCGCTAGCCATGCCTTGGGCGACCGCCTCGAGGCCGAGCTGTTGCTGGCGCATACCCTGGGGGTTAACCGCGCTTGGTTCTTCGCCCATGCGGATGACGGCATGCCGGCTGGGGAGGAAGCGCGGTTCAATGCCTTCGTGGATCGCCGTGTGAAGGGCGAGCCCGTCGCCTACATTACCGGCCGTCGCGACTTCTGGTCGCTGCCTCTTGAGGTCACGCCGGCTACGTTGATTCCAAGGCCGGAAACCGAGCTGCTCGTCGAGCTGGCACTCGCGCGCCTGCCCGAAGGCGGCCGCCTGCTCGATCTCGGCACGGGTAGTGGCGCGATAGCTCTAGCGATCGCCAAGGAGCGCCCCGACGCAACGGTGCATGCGGTAGATGCCAGCGAAGCCGCACTCGCCGTTGCCCAGCGCAATGCACGCAACCTGGGTCTTCGGGTGGGATTCCAGCACAGCGATTGGTTTAGCGCCGTCGACGGCGAACGCTACGACATCGTCGTCAGTAATCCGCCTTACATCGAGGAAGCCGACGATCATCTGGTGAAGGGTGATCTCCGCTTCGAACCACGTTCCGCGTTGTCATCGGGTGCCGATGGTCTCGATGACATCCGCCGCATCATCGCCGGTGCACCGGCGCATCTCACCCACGATGGCTGGTTGCTTTTCGAGCACGGATACAACCAGGGCGCGGTTGCCCGCGCCCTGTTCGATGCATCGCTGTGGAAAGATTGCTTCACCGCGCGCGATCTCGAAGATCGTGACCGCGTGACGGGCGCGCAGTCCGCCCGACGCTAG
- a CDS encoding M1 family metallopeptidase has translation MRRIVRPLILTALAACCGAAFAAGTDAAPPLGHLPEWAQPESYKLAFKVDPKQEDYSGSTVIKLKLTQPSDFVWIHGKELKVSKVVVTDAAGKKHTGKYTVAAEKEGVARLDLGGKLDGEITVAIDFTAPLNKQLQGLYKVSHEGIPYAMTQMEPVSARYAFPGFDEPRFKTPYDISLTIPADDQGVANTAQVKEEKAGAGWKTLTFSTTKPLPTYLVAFAVGPWDVVKGPDISPTEFRSTATPLRGIAAKGEGHRMQHVLGETNSIIHTLEEYYGFGYPFDKLDLLAAPDFSAGAMENAGLVTFRDWLLLIDPDSAANYVRGSFNVNAHELAHQWTGDTVTMAWWNDLWLNEAFATWMQQKVTQKVHPEYRADLDRVRGAQGAMNNDSLVSARKIRQEITGNGDIETAFDGITYQKGAAVLGMFEGYVSEPVFQKGMRAYIQKHKFANATADDLVDSIAEAAGQGEQFKKAFNSFLDQSGVPYVTTEVKTEGGKTVLHVKQSRYLPLGSTGDANRVWGVPMCVRYAVASGDKVKCEIFDTAEGSIVLDGAAKNAWVMPNAEGRGYYRFAESKADLANLAKVVGKLSDAEQLAYADAVRAGFQHGDLNAGDVLAALKPVTASKTREVFTAPIPTFSWIMNNEATTDAQRAVLRKWAIDAYKPKLGTLGFRKKAGEQDNDTLTRNVLVGFLSDKDIADKEVRAEMLKQGDAALKQKDGRLDLDAADPDLLATALSVAVEERGAPAVDALIAEVPKTSDPAKRNAMLVALGNATDPAVANKARDFALGKDVKVGEMAMVLMGGRDNAKSRDEMWQWFTTNYDKIVARTGSFAGGKLPALAAKSGCSKAEADRLSAFFKPRLGQVSGAERGLAQTSEEILLCSALKDKQDPKTIK, from the coding sequence ATGCGCCGTATCGTCCGTCCCCTTATCCTCACCGCGCTGGCCGCCTGCTGTGGCGCCGCGTTCGCCGCCGGCACGGACGCCGCCCCGCCGCTTGGCCATCTGCCCGAGTGGGCCCAGCCGGAAAGCTACAAGCTCGCCTTCAAGGTGGATCCGAAGCAGGAGGATTACTCCGGCTCGACCGTCATCAAGCTTAAGCTCACCCAGCCGTCCGACTTTGTCTGGATCCATGGCAAGGAGCTGAAGGTCTCCAAGGTCGTCGTCACCGACGCGGCCGGCAAGAAGCACACCGGTAAGTACACCGTCGCCGCCGAGAAGGAAGGCGTCGCCCGCCTCGACCTGGGTGGCAAGCTCGACGGCGAGATCACCGTCGCCATCGACTTCACCGCGCCGCTGAACAAGCAGCTGCAGGGCCTGTACAAGGTTTCGCACGAAGGCATCCCGTACGCCATGACGCAGATGGAGCCGGTCTCGGCCCGCTATGCGTTCCCGGGCTTCGACGAGCCGCGCTTCAAGACGCCGTATGACATCAGCCTGACCATCCCGGCTGACGACCAGGGCGTCGCCAACACCGCCCAGGTGAAGGAAGAGAAGGCCGGTGCCGGCTGGAAGACCCTCACGTTCTCCACCACCAAGCCGCTGCCGACCTACCTGGTCGCGTTCGCCGTGGGCCCGTGGGATGTCGTGAAGGGCCCGGATATCAGCCCGACCGAATTCCGCAGCACGGCCACCCCCCTGCGCGGCATCGCCGCCAAGGGCGAAGGCCACCGCATGCAGCACGTGCTGGGCGAGACCAACTCGATCATCCACACGCTCGAGGAGTACTACGGCTTCGGCTATCCGTTCGACAAGCTCGACCTGCTCGCCGCGCCGGACTTCAGCGCGGGCGCGATGGAGAACGCCGGCCTCGTCACGTTCCGCGACTGGCTGCTGCTGATCGATCCGGATTCCGCCGCCAACTATGTGCGCGGCTCGTTCAACGTGAACGCGCATGAGCTCGCCCACCAGTGGACGGGTGATACCGTCACCATGGCGTGGTGGAACGATCTGTGGCTCAACGAAGCCTTCGCCACCTGGATGCAGCAGAAGGTGACGCAGAAGGTGCACCCGGAATACCGCGCCGATCTCGATCGCGTCCGCGGCGCCCAGGGTGCGATGAACAACGACAGCCTGGTCAGCGCCCGCAAGATCCGCCAGGAAATCACCGGCAACGGCGATATCGAAACCGCGTTCGACGGCATCACCTACCAGAAGGGTGCGGCCGTGCTGGGCATGTTCGAAGGCTATGTCTCCGAGCCGGTGTTCCAGAAGGGCATGCGTGCCTATATCCAGAAGCACAAGTTCGCCAACGCCACGGCCGATGACCTCGTCGATTCGATCGCCGAAGCCGCGGGCCAGGGCGAGCAGTTCAAGAAGGCGTTCAACAGCTTCCTTGATCAGTCGGGCGTGCCCTACGTCACCACCGAGGTGAAGACCGAAGGCGGCAAGACCGTGCTGCACGTGAAGCAGAGCCGCTACCTGCCGCTGGGCAGCACCGGCGATGCCAACCGCGTGTGGGGCGTGCCGATGTGCGTGCGCTACGCCGTCGCCAGCGGCGACAAGGTCAAGTGCGAAATCTTCGACACGGCCGAAGGCAGCATCGTGCTCGATGGCGCCGCGAAGAACGCATGGGTGATGCCGAACGCCGAAGGCCGCGGTTACTACCGTTTCGCCGAGAGCAAGGCCGACCTTGCCAACCTGGCCAAGGTCGTCGGCAAGCTGAGTGATGCCGAGCAGCTGGCTTACGCCGATGCCGTCCGCGCTGGCTTCCAGCACGGCGACCTCAACGCCGGTGATGTCCTCGCTGCGCTGAAGCCGGTCACGGCCTCGAAGACCCGCGAAGTGTTCACCGCGCCGATCCCGACCTTCAGCTGGATCATGAACAACGAAGCCACCACCGACGCCCAGCGCGCCGTGCTGCGTAAGTGGGCCATCGATGCTTACAAGCCGAAGCTGGGTACGCTCGGCTTCCGCAAGAAGGCGGGTGAACAGGATAACGATACGCTGACCCGTAACGTGCTCGTCGGCTTCCTCTCCGACAAGGACATCGCGGATAAGGAAGTGCGCGCCGAAATGCTGAAGCAGGGCGATGCCGCGCTGAAGCAGAAGGATGGCCGCCTTGACCTCGACGCCGCCGATCCGGATCTGCTGGCCACTGCCCTCAGCGTGGCCGTCGAAGAGCGGGGTGCCCCGGCTGTCGACGCGCTGATTGCCGAAGTGCCGAAGACGTCCGATCCGGCCAAGCGCAACGCCATGCTCGTGGCGCTGGGCAATGCTACCGACCCGGCCGTGGCCAACAAGGCGCGTGATTTCGCCCTGGGCAAGGACGTGAAGGTGGGCGAGATGGCGATGGTGCTGATGGGCGGCCGCGACAACGCTAAGTCGCGCGACGAGATGTGGCAGTGGTTCACCACCAACTACGACAAGATCGTTGCCCGTACTGGTAGCTTCGCTGGCGGCAAGCTGCCGGCACTCGCTGCGAAGAGCGGTTGCTCCAAGGCCGAAGCAGATCGCCTGAGCGCGTTCTTCAAGCCCCGCCTCGGCCAGGTCAGCGGCGCCGAGCGTGGCCTCGCCCAGACCAGCGAAGAAATCCTCCTGTGCTCGGCACTGAAGGACAAGCAGGACCCGAAGACCATCAAGTAA
- a CDS encoding TIGR02117 family protein — MTRLRRPIRALLWVVTVVVALPVLYLVAAFVFGLVPVNRQWQPASGGEGVTVWLTTNGVHAGFALPVQDAAMDWTALFPLEHARSPRPLRPTDVVYLGWGDRTFLLNVPTWSDLKASTAVYALSGLDGTAMHVAYGAPPMEGPQARRLVLTREAYQRLVAYIRASTAVDDHGHARWIPGHAYSDDDAFYEGTGHYSLFITCNQWTRNALSASGVRTAAWSPFDKPLFYQLPNTVL, encoded by the coding sequence ATGACACGCCTACGTCGACCGATTCGCGCACTACTGTGGGTGGTCACGGTCGTCGTGGCTCTGCCGGTGCTCTATCTGGTCGCTGCCTTCGTGTTTGGCCTCGTGCCGGTAAACCGGCAGTGGCAACCAGCTAGCGGAGGCGAGGGTGTCACGGTCTGGCTCACCACGAACGGCGTGCATGCCGGCTTTGCGCTCCCGGTCCAAGATGCCGCCATGGACTGGACCGCCCTCTTTCCCCTCGAACACGCCCGCTCGCCGCGGCCGCTTCGTCCCACGGATGTGGTTTACCTGGGTTGGGGGGACCGCACATTCTTACTCAACGTGCCGACATGGTCCGACCTGAAAGCCTCAACGGCCGTATATGCGCTGAGCGGCCTGGACGGGACAGCCATGCATGTGGCCTACGGCGCGCCTCCGATGGAAGGTCCACAGGCGCGGCGCCTCGTGCTAACCCGCGAGGCGTACCAGCGCCTCGTTGCCTACATCCGCGCGAGCACCGCCGTGGATGATCACGGCCATGCCCGATGGATTCCGGGCCATGCCTATAGCGATGACGATGCTTTCTACGAAGGCACCGGCCACTACAGCCTGTTCATCACCTGCAACCAGTGGACCCGTAACGCCCTGAGCGCAAGCGGCGTACGCACCGCCGCATGGTCGCCATTCGACAAGCCTCTCTTTTACCAGCTACCAAACACCGTCTTGTAG
- a CDS encoding alpha/beta hydrolase, with product MLRPFLIATALLCLTACHATFFAGINATESGKGVVAHPGLVYDAEHHLALDVYAPPHAEHAPVVVYFFGGDWQEGERQWNRWMGEALAKDGIVAVIPDYRLWPAVGMAGFLTDAANVVRWVHDHVGEYGGAPDDMFLMGHSSGGHVAAMLATDDQWLGKVGMKPRDLAGWIGVAGTYDFLPIDDDADYVGMFGTSPTEQAASQPVNFVDGDEPPALLLQGEKDTEVYPSEAVSMAAHYEDAGEPAELHLYPGVGHEGLLLTFGPMSHRAPALADTVDFIRRHPGH from the coding sequence ATGCTGCGCCCCTTCCTCATCGCGACCGCCCTGCTGTGCCTCACGGCCTGCCATGCCACGTTCTTCGCCGGCATCAATGCGACCGAGTCGGGCAAGGGTGTCGTCGCGCACCCGGGGCTGGTCTACGACGCGGAACACCATCTCGCGCTGGATGTGTATGCCCCGCCCCATGCCGAACATGCCCCGGTGGTCGTCTACTTCTTCGGCGGCGACTGGCAGGAAGGCGAGCGGCAATGGAACCGCTGGATGGGCGAGGCGTTGGCGAAAGACGGCATCGTGGCGGTCATCCCGGATTACCGGCTGTGGCCGGCTGTCGGCATGGCGGGTTTCCTGACCGATGCGGCCAACGTCGTGCGCTGGGTACATGACCACGTGGGTGAATACGGCGGTGCCCCGGACGACATGTTCCTGATGGGTCACTCCTCCGGCGGCCATGTGGCGGCGATGCTCGCGACCGACGACCAGTGGCTAGGGAAGGTGGGTATGAAACCTCGTGACCTCGCTGGCTGGATCGGCGTCGCTGGCACCTACGACTTCCTCCCGATCGATGACGACGCCGACTACGTCGGCATGTTCGGCACGAGCCCGACCGAGCAGGCGGCATCGCAGCCCGTCAATTTCGTCGATGGGGATGAACCGCCGGCCCTGCTGCTCCAGGGCGAGAAGGACACCGAGGTCTATCCGTCGGAAGCCGTGTCGATGGCGGCCCATTATGAGGACGCCGGGGAACCGGCCGAACTGCACCTCTACCCTGGCGTGGGTCACGAGGGCTTGCTGCTCACCTTCGGACCGATGTCGCACCGCGCGCCGGCACTGGCAGATACGGTAGATTTCATCCGTCGCCATCCTGGCCACTAA